The following proteins come from a genomic window of Crassostrea angulata isolate pt1a10 chromosome 1, ASM2561291v2, whole genome shotgun sequence:
- the LOC128157388 gene encoding uncharacterized protein LOC128157388: MSNLTVFAFRMTLPREMYSVFVFGLTLTSLVEWSSQHGLLLSPPQRGSLWRYGYDTPPNYDDNGLFCGGLEEYIKTGGKCGVCGDAYSGPREHEAGGKYAKGIIVEQLPAESTEMKTTIQITSYHKGFFEFRICPHNDIRRPVAQECLDEHLMIIKEGSPESSYTRFYPSNPKVTGKDKYHLTLLIPRGMRCEQCVLQWTYNTGNSWGTDKNGTSCLGCGLQEVFKNCADISIGGTPSVETAQAALIKSEIKEDKTKLQHEIKSGLFHEVRKAIENTKAAKHVQHPQPQSIQKISSPTPVFSTKTYTSGVPQTTFSAKSLVQNRNLFMPVGGLTFLSQIKNRLAKQLSWLKQVPFHHASLLSDQTPDNRFTLASKIKFMPDNTKNQEYRTTAMASNLSPKIRYHMGPQSSFNLYTNPSLSFFESGGHTARVSRPDVNPTVAYKIMSPVTTTKVTKAPTQRPTEASLPTTTDPLDVSQWGEETVTKLPKKYQSYFRKYREAKSTLDVLERNPKKVLSMSKYRRYRKRKNGQNRLKNSLVRDVKRWSSRLEKIAKKLHQ; this comes from the exons aaatgtaTTCAGTCTTCGTGTTCGGATTAACGCTGACGTCACTTGTTGAATGGAGTAGCCAACATGGATTGCTCCTATCCCCTCCTCAGAGAGGCTCCCTTTGGCGGTACGGATACGACACACCCCCTAACTATGACGACAACGGACTATTCTGTGGTGGCTTAGAG GAATACATTAAAACTGGCGGGAAATGCGGAGTATGTGGAGATGCTTACAGTGGACCTCGCGAACACGAGGCTGGTGGAAAATACGCTAAAGGAATAATCGTGGAGCAGCTTCCCGCGGAATCCACAGAAATGAAAACTACCATCCAGATCACCAGCTACCACAAAGGGTTCTTCGAGTTCAGAATCTGTCCACACAATGACATCCGCAGACCCGTGGCCCAGGAATGCCTTGACGAACACCTTATGATCATCAAGGAGGGGTCCCCAGAAAGTTCCTACACCCGTTTCTACCCATCAAATCCAAAGGTGACGGGAAAAGACAAATACCACTTGACACTGCTTATCCCGAGAGGAATGCGTTGTGAGCAGTGTGTTCTGCAGTGGACGTACAACACAG gAAACAGCTGGGGTACCGACAAGAATGGTACCAGTTGTTTAGGATGCGGATTACAGGAGGTATTCAAAAACTGCGCTGATATCAGCATTGGAGGGACGCCTTCAGTTGAAACTGCACAAGCCGCGCTTATCAAATCTGAAATCAAAGAAGACAAAACCAAACTGCAACATGAAATCAAATCAGGGTTATTTCACGAAGTTCGAAAAGCTATTGAAAATACCAAAGCAGCGAAGCACGTTCAGCACCCACAGCCACAGTCAATTCAGAAAATTTCTTCTCCCACTCCGGTATTTTCGACTAAAACTTACACGTCAGGTGTTCCACAGACGACATTTTCGGCTAAATCATTGGTGCAGAATAGGAATTTATTCATGCCTGTTGGGGGATTAACCTTCCTCTCTCAAATCAAGAACCGTTTGGCGAAACAGTTGAGTTGGTTGAAACAGGTTCCATTTCATCATGCTAGCCTCCTCTCAGATCAAACGCCAGATAACCGTTTTACATTGGCCAGCAAAATCAAGTTTATGCCAGACAACACTAAAAATCAAGAATATCGTACAACAGCTATGGCATCAAACCTTTCGCCTAAAATTAGATACCACATGGGCCCTCAGTCCTCCTTCAACTTGTACACAAATCCGTCCCTGTCCTTTTTTGAATCAGGAGGACACACTGCGAGAGTTTCTCGTCCTGATGTCAACCCTACCGTAGCTTACAAAATAATGTCTCCAGTAACGACGACCAAGGTAACTAAAGCACCCACCCAGAGACCCACAGAGGCCTCTCTCCCTACCACCACCGACCCCCTAGACGTGTCACAGTGGGGGGAGGAAACGGTAACCAAACTTCCCAAGAAATACCAGAGTTACTTCCGAAAGTACAGGGAGGCCAAATCGACGTTGGATGTCTTAGAAAGGAATCCCAAGAAGGTGTTGAGCATGTCTAAATACAGAAGATACCGAAAACGAAAGAACGGACAAAATAGATTAAAGAATAGTCTGGTGAGAGACGTAAAACGCTGGTCTTCTCGCCTGGAGAAAATAGCGAAAAAGTTACATCAGTGA
- the LOC128157398 gene encoding uncharacterized protein LOC128157398 yields MFKALDKVNYARLDLCSHLQQPKKKLGVPSLLKLCCQKINSCHVDLIREALSCIPNHLAPVLLEIAIDRVAPVAIITLISNWPLPVLCFGDVVHPENKDIFTEEMGLDLMVFKGVIERTKSCKIKVLDLRGFKLNATFSKLIVQMWPILSLKKHQLKPKKLAKIIAKAADVEFSRYMEELLPRMLNDILSHEMVQDTHILIRIPRGEKMIVKIDNIHFTASNTFFMDYLICNCLRSVTPVAITVSNIHIKSDLAIGEEVMDSLAPFIVLKGQDINTLEGLSLRQLEEGIFFMVSPNLKKFSRLRSLDLQDCNIYLQEGKTRSRTIGRAIMVRTLSCFENLVRLDLSFNYLLGCLGEILDALKLPLEFLSLRNCDLNEDDLECLANSKHALSLQELNLSKICQFSIYDNDRISSNNLFKVVFCFKNVKLLNLAQNHFQDSSIPSFCEKLPQNLKKLQYLDIAGNVLTEDSTLQICKALAKVKTFQWFRLTCSNNLLDEALGHLNQAHENAVQAKQRICGLLSALGRTDIHIEIVKLSYAIFVDLMDVMEL; encoded by the exons ATGTTTAAAGCTTTAGATAAGGTCAACTATGCCAGACTAGATCTTTGTAGTCATCTACAACAGCCCAAGAAGAAGCTAGGGGTGCCATCTCTGTTGAAACTGTGCTGTCAGAAAATAAACAGTTGTCATGTAGATCTCATCAGGGAAGCCTTATCATGTATCCCTAACCACTTAGCTCCAGTGCTGTTGGAGATCGCCATTGATAGAGTGGCCCCAGTAGCCATTATTACACTCATCTCCAACTGGCCTTTGCCTGTCTTATG TTTTGGTGATGTTGTGCATCCAGAAAACAAAGATATATTTACTGAAGAGATGGGCTTGGATTTAATGGTATTCAAAGGAGTCATTGAGAGAACCAAATCCTGCAAAATCAAAGTCTTAGACCTTCGAGGATTCAAGCTGA ATGCAACTTTTAGCAAGCTAATTGTGCAGATGTGGCCCATATTATCCCTGAAGAAACATcaattaaaaccaaaaaagctGGCCAAGATAATTGCCAAAGCCGCAG ATGTGGAGTTTAGTCGGTACATGGAGGAACTCCTTCCCAGGATGTTAAATGATATTCTGTCTCATGAAATGGTTCAGGACACACATATACTGATCCGTATTCCTCGCG GAGAAAAGATGATCGTGAAGATAGACAACATTCACTTCACGGCcagcaacacattttttatGGACTACTTGATCTGTAACTGCCTAAGATCTGTCACTCCCGTAGCCATCACAGTCTCCAACATTCATATCAA gtcAGACCTTGCAATAGGAGAAGAAGTGATGGATTCCTTGGCTCCATTTATTGTACTTAAAGGACAAGACATAAAT ACTCTTGAAGGTCTATCCCTAAGACAATTAGAAGAGGGAATATTTTTCATGGTGTCACCCAACCTGAAGAAATTTTCCAGATTGCGTTCGCTCGATTTGCAAGACTGTAACATTTACTTACAAGAAGGCAAAACGCGAAGTAGAACAATTGGCCGTGCCATCATGGTCAGGACATTGTCATGTTTTGAGAACTTAGTCCGACTAGATCTAAGTTTCAATTACCTCCTCGGTTGCTTGGGAGAAATCTTAGACGCATTAAAACTTCCATTAGAATTTCTTAGTCTACGAAACTGTGATTTAAATGAAGATGACTTGGAGTGTTTAGCCAACTCAAAACATGCTCTCTCCCTGCAGGAGTTGAATTTGAGCAAAATTTGTCAGTTTTCCATTTATGACAATGACAGAATATCGTCCAATAACTTGTTCAAGGTTGTGTTCTGTTTTAAGAATGTTAAACTGCTCAATCTAGCCCAAAACCACTTTCAGGATTCTTCGATTCCAAGTTTCTGTGAAAAGCTAcctcaaaatttgaagaaactGCAGTATTTAGACATTGCTGGAAATGTTCTCACTGAAGACAGTACACTCCAAATATGCAAAGCTCTTGCCAAAGTGAAAACCTTTCAGTGGTTTCGGCTAACTTGTTCAAACAATCTTTTAGACGAAGCTTTGGGACATCTTAATCAAGCACATGAAAATGCAGTGCAGGCCAAACAACGGATCtgtggtttactgtcagccctGGGTAGAACTGATATCCACATCGAAATTGTGAAGTTATCGTACGCAATATTTGTAGATCTCATGGATGTGATGGAGCTGTGA